One window of Papaver somniferum cultivar HN1 chromosome 9, ASM357369v1, whole genome shotgun sequence genomic DNA carries:
- the LOC113310750 gene encoding coronatine-insensitive protein 1-like, which translates to MANPNMSTRDISNILYDVALECIMDRIDDARDRDSISLVCKKWNNTDALTRKHVTIALCYTTTPSRLSKRFPHLESLKLKGKPRAAMFNLIPDDWGGYAGPWIQEISQSFTCLKALHFRRMIITDNDLEILGRSHGSRLHTLMLDKCSGFSTDGLLHITGTCRALKILFLEESTIEEKDGRWLHEVALHNTVLETLNFFLTDLSKIAIEDLELIARNCSKLVSIKISEVEILELIGFFRAATRLEELAGGAFNQQSEMYAAIALPRTLRFLGLGYVGADEMHLIYPFATLLRKLDLQYSLLDTEGHCQLIQRCPNLEVLEARNVIGDRGLEILAQYCKKLKRLRIERGADEGMEDEQGVVSQRGLSALAQGCVELEYLAVYVSDITNASLECIGTHCKSLCDFRLVLLDREENITELPLDNGVRALLMGCQKLRRFALYLRDGGLTDVGLGYVGQYSNNVRWILLGYVGETDEGLIEFSRGCPNLQKLEVRGCCFSERALAEAVLQLTSLRYLWVQGYRASPQPGSDLLPMVRDFWNIEYIPPRQVIYNENITVDHPAQILAYYSLAGQRTDYPSTVIPWIRLRGP; encoded by the exons ATGGCGAATCCAAATATGAGCACAAGGGATATTAGTAATATTCTATATGATGTTGCATTAGAATGCATAATGGATCGAATAGATGATGCTAGAGATAGGGATTCAATATCTTTAGTATGCAAGAAATGGAATAATACAGATGCTTTAACTCGTAAACATGTTACGATTGCTTTATGTTATACGACTACGCCGAGTCGGTTGAGTAAAAGGTTTCCACATTTAGAGTCATTGAAATTGAAAGGTAAACCTAGAGCTGCAATGTTTAATTTGATACCGGATGATTGGGGAGGATATGCTGGTCCATGGATTCAAGAAATTTCTCAGTCTTTTACATGTTTGAAGGCGCTTCATTTTCGAAGGATGATTATTACGGATAATGATCTTGAAATTCTTGGTAGATCTCATGGAAGTAGGCTTCATACTCTTATGCTGGACAAATGTTCTGGATTTTCTACTGATGGACTTTTACATATTACGGGCACTTGCAG AGCTCTGAAAATCCTGTTTCTGGAAGAGAGCACGATAGAAGAGAAGGATGGTAGATGGCTCCACGAGGTTGCTTTACACAACACAGTGCTAGAGACACTGAACTTCTTTTTAACTGATCTAAGCAAGATTGCTATCGAAGACCTTGAACTAATTGCCAGAAACTGCAGTAAATTAGTCTCCATTAAAATTAGTGAAGTCGAGATCCTTGAACTAATTGGCTTTTTCCGGGCAGCTACAAGATTAGAGGAGCTTGCTGGGGGTGCCTTTAATCAGCAATCAGAAATGTACGCAGCCATTGCTCTCCCCAGAACTTTGCGTTTTTTGGGTCTAGGCTACGTTGGAGCCGATGAGATGCACCTAATATATCCTTTTGCAACCTTACTGAGGAAACTTGATCTTCAATATTCATTGCTTGATACAGAAGGTCACTGCCAGTTGATTCAACGGTGCCCAAATTTAGAAGTTCTGGAG GCCAGGAATGTGATTGGAGACAGAGGGCTTGAGATTCTTGCTCAGTACTGTAAGAAGTTAAAAAGACTTAGAATTGAGAGAGGCGCTGATGAGGGTATGGAGGACGAACAAGGGGTTGTATCACAGAGAGGATTGTCTGCGTTGGCACAAGGTTGTGTTGAGCTGGAATATCTAGCTGTATATGTTTCTGATATCACTAATGCATCGTTGGAATGTATAGGCACTCACTGCAAAAGCCTGTGCGATTTTCGCCTAGTTTTACTCGACCGAGAAGAAAATATAACAGAATTGCCCCTTGACAACGGTGTCCGAGCTCTATTGATGGGCTGCCAGAAGCTTAGGAGGTTTGCTCTCTATCTACGAGATGGGGGGTTGACTGATGTTGGCCTCGGGTATGTTGGGCAATACAGTAACAAtgttaggtggatacttttgggTTATGTGGGAGAAACAGATGAAGGGCTTATAGAGTTCTCCAGAGGATGCCCTAACTTGCAGAAACTGGAAGTTAGAGGATGTTGTTTCAGCGAACGTGCATTGGCTGAAGCTGTTCTGCAACTGACTTCTCTGAGATATTTGTGGGTGCAAGGATATAGGGCATCACCTCAACCAGGTAGTGATCTGTTGCCCATGGTTCGTGATTTCTGGAATATTGAATATATACCTCCAAGACAGGTGATTTACAATGAAAACATAACTGTTGACCATCCGGCTCAAATACTGGCTTACTATTCCCTTGCTGGCCAAAGAACTGATTATCCATCTACTGTCATTCCTTGGATACGATTGCGCGGTCCGTGA
- the LOC113313920 gene encoding uncharacterized protein LOC113313920 — MSNSSCSDSVEPDCIYKNHNEQIEVRVKHLLSKMTLNEKAGQMTQIERTVATHSAIKDLSIGSILSGGGSGPFDKASPCDWADMIDGFQNSALQSRLGIPIIYATDAVHGHNNLFGATIFPHNIGLGATRDADLVQRIGAATALEVRATGVHCAFAPCVAVARDPRWGRYYESFSEDTEIVRNMTSVVAGLQGLPPARHPNGYPYVAGRNNVIACAKHFVGDGGTDKGINEGNAILSLSDLEKIHMAPYLDCLSQGVSTVMATYSSWNGSKLHSDYYLLTTILKEKMGFQGFVISDWEGIDRLSQPHGSDYRYCISESINAGVDMVMVPFRYEKFLEDLIFLVESGDIPMSRIDDAVERILRVKFIAGLFENPLTDRSLLDTVGSKIHRELAREAVRKSLVLLKNGKDPNKPFLPLDRSARRILVAGSHADDLGYQCGGWTMTWHGSSGNITTGTTILDAIKEAVGRETEIIYQKYPSPDIFAAKDFSFAVVVVGEAAYAEALGDNSVLEIPFGGSDLISLVATRVPTLVIMISGRPLVLDPGMLEKVDAFVAAWLPGTEGAGIVDAVFGESEFVGLLPVTWFRRVDQLPLNAGDHSYDPLFPLGFGLKKFGVERNQEAHFLRAKSRA, encoded by the exons ATGAGTAACAGTAGTTGCAGTGACTCTGTGGAGCCAGATTGTATATACAAAAACCATAATGAACAGATTGAAGTTAGGGTTAAACATTTGCTCTCAAAAATGACTTTGAATGAAAAAGCAGGACAAATGACTCAAATCGAAAGAACCGTCGCTACACATTCCGCCATTAAAGACCTCTCCATtg GAAGTATTCTTAGTGGTGGTGGAAGCGGACCATTTGATAAAGCTTCACCTTGTGATTGGGCTGATATGATTGATGGTTTCCAAAATTCAGCTCTTCAATCACGTCTTGGAATTCCAATTATTTATGCAACTGATGCTGTTCATGGTCATAATAACCTTTTTGGTGCCACCATTTTTCCTCACAATATTGGCCTTGGAGCTACCCG TGATGCTGATTTGGTTCAAAGGATTGGTGCTGCCACTGCTCTTGAAGTTAGAGCAACTGGTGTGCATTGTGCTTTTGCTCCGTGTGTAGCT GTTGCTAGGGATCCTAGGTGGGGAAGGTACTATGAGAGTTTTAGCGAAGATACTGAAATAGTTCGGAATATGACCTCTGTTGTTGCCGGATTACAGGGATTGCCACCTGCACGGCATCCTAATGGATACCCTTATGTAGCAGGAAG AAATAATGTTATTGCATGTGCCAAGCACTTCGTTGGAGATGGAGGTACTGATAAGGGGATAAATGAGGGGAATGCCATATTATCCTTAAGCGACTTGGAAAAAATCCATATGGCGCCTTATCTGGATTGTCTATCTCAAGGAGTTTCCACAGTTATGGCGACCTATTCTAGTTGGAACGGGAGCAAACTGCACTCAGATTATTATCTCTTAACAACTATTTTGAAAGAGAAGATGGGTTTTCAG GGTTTTGTTATTTCTGACTGGGAAGGTATTGACCGACTTTCTCAGCCTCATGGGTCAGACTATCGATATTGCATTTCCGAATCAATCAATGCAGGAGTTGACATG GTGATGGTTCCTTTCAGATACGAAAAGTTCCTCgaggacttgatatttctggtgGAATCAGGAGATATACCCATGTCTAGGATTGACGATGCTGTTGAGAGAATCTTGAGGGTTAAATTTATTGCAGGGCTTTTTGAAAATCCACTGACTGACAGATCGTTGCTAGATACAGTGGGTTCCAAG ATTCATAGGGAATTGGCTCGTGAAGCCGTTCGAAAGTCCCTGGTTTTATTAAAGAACGGAAAGGATCCAAATAAACCATTTCTTCCGTTAGATAGAAGTGCGAGAAGGATTCTTGTCGCAGGAAGTCATGCTGATGATCTGGGGTATCAGTGTGGCGGATGGACAATGACTTGGCATGGAAGCAGTGGAAATATTACAACTG GGACAACCATATTGGACGCTATTAAAGAAGCTGTGGGAAGGGAAACAGAAATTATCTATCAGAAGTATCCATCACCTGACATATTTGCTGCTAAAGATTTCTCCTTTGCAGTTGTTGTTGTTGGAGAAGCTGCATATGCAGAGGCCTTGGGTGACAATTCAGTTCTTGAGATCCCTTTTGGTGGCTCTGATTTGATCAGTTTAGTAGCTACTAGAGTTCCCACATTGGTGATTATGATATCTGGAAGACCCCTAGTTCTGGACCCAGGGATGTTGGAGAAGGTCGATGCATTTGTTGCTGCTTGGTTACCAGGTACTGAAGGAGCTGGAATTGTGGACGCGGTATTTGGAGAATCTGAGTTTGTAGGCCTTCTCCCGGTGACATGGTTTAGGAGGGTGGATCAGTTGCCCTTGAATGCCGGGGACCATTCTTATGATCCTCTGTTTCCCCTAGGTTTTGGGCTAAAGAAGTTCGGTGTGGAGA GGAACCAAGAGGCGCACTTCCTTCGAGCAAAAAGCAGGGCATAG